From one Rhodoferax sp. PAMC 29310 genomic stretch:
- a CDS encoding TonB-dependent receptor domain-containing protein yields MKFTSSCARLAALPLALAAAFPSFAQAQLTPVIVTATRVAQPITDVVADVTLIDRATIERSGAGGLADLLVRTPGIAMTRNGGPGATTSLYVRGAESRFTAVFVDGVRVDSQSTGGASWNAMPLSQIDRIEIVRGPAAAIYGSDAIGGVIQIFTRKGEAGFSPSIEMGAGSHGTYKLALGLSGGTDSVDYALGLAREISTGFNSQPTVNSDLDGYQSNSVSGRLGFKLNAAHRIEATFLSNDLDAQYDGFTKGFDDHSLSRLQAVGLNWTARWSEAYSTRVSIGQGDDHYETKPSVYVTDTSVTSYLWHNEYRSGAHVFSADLERREDKLKNASTTPVVSNRSQDALALGYGLRQGAHTLQLNARHDQDSEFGAVTTGSAAYAYAVTQAWRVTAAMGTAFRAPTLFQRFSQYGVATLTPETARNREVGVKYEAHGDKFGAVVYRNTVSDLITYVAGPGTCANGSGTYAGCYGNTALAQYEGITLTASKRMGGVSFSGSLDLQNPHDATTGKQLARRAKQLATIAADTRISNWNVGAELQATGERFDNAANTKRLAGYSLLNLHVSTSLNREWSLLGRVDNLLDQKYETAQGYATSGQTFYVGLKWSPV; encoded by the coding sequence ATGAAATTTACTTCCTCGTGTGCACGTTTGGCTGCACTGCCTTTGGCATTGGCTGCCGCATTTCCGTCATTCGCTCAGGCGCAATTGACGCCTGTCATCGTAACGGCGACCCGAGTCGCCCAACCTATCACTGATGTCGTGGCCGATGTCACCCTGATTGATCGGGCAACCATTGAGCGCAGCGGGGCAGGCGGTCTGGCAGATTTGCTGGTTCGCACCCCTGGCATAGCTATGACCCGCAACGGCGGACCTGGCGCAACCACCAGTCTTTACGTTCGCGGCGCGGAGAGTCGTTTTACCGCCGTCTTTGTCGATGGCGTGCGTGTGGACTCTCAATCCACAGGCGGTGCGTCGTGGAATGCAATGCCTTTGTCGCAAATCGATCGCATTGAAATTGTGCGCGGGCCAGCAGCGGCCATTTATGGCTCGGATGCCATCGGTGGCGTGATCCAGATCTTTACCCGCAAAGGAGAGGCCGGTTTTTCACCTTCGATCGAAATGGGCGCTGGCAGCCATGGCACCTACAAGCTCGCACTGGGCCTAAGTGGCGGTACTGATTCCGTGGACTACGCTTTAGGACTGGCGCGTGAAATCAGCACGGGCTTCAACAGTCAACCGACTGTGAACTCTGACTTGGACGGTTATCAGAGCAATTCAGTTTCGGGTAGATTGGGATTCAAGTTGAACGCGGCCCATCGCATCGAAGCCACGTTTTTAAGCAATGATCTCGACGCCCAATACGATGGTTTCACCAAAGGGTTTGACGACCACAGTCTGTCGCGCCTTCAGGCCGTGGGTCTGAACTGGACTGCCCGCTGGTCGGAGGCCTACTCCACCCGAGTGAGCATTGGGCAAGGTGATGACCACTATGAGACAAAACCCTCGGTATATGTGACCGACACCAGTGTCACCAGTTACCTATGGCACAACGAGTACCGCAGCGGTGCCCATGTGTTTAGCGCTGACCTGGAGCGGCGGGAAGATAAGTTGAAAAATGCCAGCACCACGCCCGTGGTGAGCAATCGCTCCCAGGACGCGCTGGCCTTGGGCTATGGCTTGCGCCAGGGCGCGCATACGCTACAACTGAACGCCCGTCATGATCAGGACAGTGAGTTCGGCGCGGTGACTACCGGCAGTGCCGCATATGCCTATGCTGTGACGCAGGCTTGGCGAGTGACCGCCGCCATGGGGACGGCGTTTCGTGCCCCGACTTTATTTCAACGCTTCAGCCAATACGGTGTGGCCACACTCACTCCGGAAACTGCGCGCAACCGGGAGGTCGGCGTGAAGTACGAGGCCCACGGCGATAAATTCGGTGCCGTTGTCTATCGCAATACGGTGTCTGACCTGATTACCTATGTTGCTGGACCTGGTACTTGTGCCAACGGATCGGGTACCTATGCAGGCTGTTATGGCAATACCGCATTAGCGCAGTACGAGGGCATCACACTCACCGCCTCCAAACGCATGGGTGGGGTGAGTTTCAGTGGGTCGTTGGACTTGCAAAACCCACACGACGCGACCACTGGCAAGCAACTGGCACGTCGTGCCAAGCAACTCGCCACAATCGCTGCGGACACCCGGATCTCCAATTGGAACGTAGGTGCTGAATTGCAAGCCACAGGTGAGCGCTTTGATAATGCTGCGAATACCAAGCGGCTGGCAGGATACAGCCTGTTGAACCTCCATGTCAGTACGTCCCTGAATCGGGAATGGTCGCTTTTGGGGCGGGTGGACAACCTGTTGGATCAGAAATATGAGACTGCTCAGGGGTATGCTACATCAGGACAAACGTTCTATGTGGGCTTGAAGTGGTCCCCAGTCTGA
- a CDS encoding DUF2062 domain-containing protein, whose protein sequence is MGWLARLRQHIPTREQIHNNPRLAWLGPWLKEPKLWHWSRRGVAMGVALGVFFGLIIPVAQIPASVAAAVVMRANIPAAIASTLVSNPVTFGPIYYGAYKLGVVVTGAKKTASPKDLLASTEVDEDAGLWTRVAALGKPLLVGLSITAVLMGLLTYGVITLIWRWRTVTKRRSRKR, encoded by the coding sequence ATGGGCTGGCTCGCACGACTTCGCCAGCATATTCCCACCCGGGAACAGATTCACAACAATCCCCGCCTGGCCTGGCTAGGGCCCTGGCTGAAAGAGCCCAAGCTGTGGCACTGGTCACGCCGGGGCGTGGCCATGGGGGTGGCATTGGGCGTGTTCTTTGGCCTGATCATCCCGGTAGCTCAGATTCCCGCATCGGTTGCAGCGGCAGTGGTCATGAGGGCGAACATTCCAGCGGCGATTGCCAGCACACTGGTAAGCAACCCGGTGACGTTTGGCCCCATCTATTACGGCGCCTACAAATTGGGCGTTGTGGTTACCGGCGCGAAAAAGACAGCCAGCCCCAAAGATCTCCTCGCCTCGACCGAGGTCGACGAGGACGCCGGCCTGTGGACGCGGGTTGCCGCCTTGGGCAAGCCCTTGTTGGTGGGCTTGTCCATCACGGCGGTCCTCATGGGCCTGCTCACCTACGGGGTGATCACGCTGATCTGGCGCTGGCGCACCGTCACCAAGCGACGCAGTCGCAAGCGCTGA
- a CDS encoding cell division protein ZapA yields the protein MKQIEVQIMGQNYILGCPEGADARLLDAVERLDTAMNQIRDAGKVRARDRIAVLAALNLTFDMVDSTKAATPTKALTGESTAAGADPKLSAILERLDDALNDESQLF from the coding sequence ATGAAACAGATCGAAGTGCAAATCATGGGCCAGAATTACATACTTGGCTGCCCGGAGGGGGCTGATGCCCGGTTGCTGGACGCTGTTGAACGTCTTGACACCGCCATGAATCAGATTCGTGATGCGGGCAAAGTGCGGGCAAGAGATCGAATTGCCGTGCTGGCGGCGCTGAACCTGACGTTCGACATGGTCGACTCAACCAAAGCGGCCACACCTACCAAAGCTCTGACTGGCGAATCCACCGCAGCCGGCGCCGACCCAAAGTTAAGTGCCATTCTGGAACGATTGGATGACGCTTTGAACGACGAAAGCCAATTGTTTTAA
- a CDS encoding ABC transporter substrate-binding protein has translation MSERFSFPLGPQCIICMTEETTEWLYLLGEDARIVGISGYTVRPRRAREEKPRVSAFTSAKIDKILDLKPDCVFGFSDMQADIAAALIRAGVQVTIFNQRSVAEIFSMMAQVAAMVGQGERGLALIGGFQQQLAEIADVAATLPRRPKVFFEEWDEPHISAIRWVSELLDIAGGDDCFPELAAQSLGKNRIIADSDEIVRRNPDIIIGSWCGKKFRPEKVAARSGWDQVNAVKTGQLFEIKSVDILQPGPAALTDGVAQLHRIVMDWSRLHG, from the coding sequence ATGTCCGAAAGATTTAGTTTTCCCTTGGGCCCGCAGTGCATCATCTGCATGACCGAGGAGACCACCGAGTGGCTTTACTTGCTGGGCGAGGACGCGCGCATTGTCGGGATTTCCGGCTACACCGTTCGACCCCGGCGCGCCCGCGAGGAAAAACCCCGTGTGAGCGCCTTCACCAGCGCCAAGATTGACAAAATCCTGGACCTGAAGCCCGATTGCGTATTTGGCTTCTCGGACATGCAGGCCGACATTGCGGCGGCGCTGATCCGGGCGGGTGTGCAGGTCACCATCTTTAATCAGCGCAGTGTGGCTGAGATTTTTAGCATGATGGCGCAAGTGGCGGCCATGGTCGGGCAGGGGGAGCGTGGGTTGGCGCTGATTGGCGGGTTTCAGCAACAACTGGCTGAGATCGCGGATGTGGCGGCCACGCTCCCCCGGCGCCCCAAGGTGTTTTTTGAAGAGTGGGACGAACCGCACATCAGCGCCATTCGCTGGGTGTCTGAGTTGTTGGACATTGCGGGGGGCGACGATTGTTTCCCTGAGTTGGCGGCGCAATCACTAGGCAAAAACCGCATCATTGCGGACAGCGATGAGATCGTTCGCCGCAACCCCGACATCATCATTGGTTCCTGGTGCGGCAAAAAGTTTCGGCCTGAGAAGGTAGCCGCACGCTCCGGATGGGACCAGGTTAACGCCGTCAAGACCGGGCAGCTGTTTGAAATCAAGTCGGTCGACATTCTGCAACCCGGCCCGGCGGCCTTGACCGACGGCGTGGCGCAGTTGCACCGCATCGTTATGGATTGGAGCCGGCTTCATGGTTGA
- the rmuC gene encoding DNA recombination protein RmuC: MDVAYVPWVALGLAALNALLLMWLVFSGPDDETQRASEQLKTELMAAVKGGGEHVAADLRREMNESSRAGRQELTQNLSTFQRALVHQAAEATRTQNAQIDAFGQQLTLLQKSLSDTLSQQLSGLSESNARRMSEVRETLEKQLAQLQATNAVKLDEMRATVDEKLQTTLQARLGESFKQVADRLEQVHKGLGEMQTLAQGVGDLKHLLTNVKTRGIFGEAQLASLLEQVFVADQYAAQVATRPGSKNVVDFAVKLPGKLESGEPLWLPIDAKFPNEDYERLLDAQERADVVGAEAAGKALEARIRFEAKSISEKYVEPPFTTDFAILFLPTEGLYAEVLRRPGLMTALQRDQRVTLAGPTTLLAMLSSLQMGFRTLALEKRSSEVWQVLGAVKNEFGKFGDVLAKVKSQTETVLKTLDNAETRSRAMGRALKKVEALPDTQSQALIPHDRDFDGDPEAG; the protein is encoded by the coding sequence ATGGATGTTGCGTACGTGCCGTGGGTGGCCCTTGGCCTGGCTGCTTTGAATGCTTTGTTGTTGATGTGGCTGGTCTTCAGCGGGCCCGACGATGAGACGCAACGCGCCTCAGAACAGCTGAAAACCGAGTTGATGGCGGCCGTCAAGGGCGGGGGTGAGCATGTGGCCGCCGACCTTCGCCGGGAAATGAACGAGTCGTCCCGTGCAGGGCGCCAGGAGTTGACTCAGAATCTATCGACGTTTCAGCGCGCCCTGGTTCATCAGGCGGCAGAGGCAACGCGCACTCAAAATGCCCAAATTGATGCATTTGGCCAGCAGCTCACCCTGCTACAAAAATCCCTGTCCGACACGCTCAGCCAACAACTGTCAGGCTTGAGCGAGTCCAATGCACGGCGCATGAGCGAGGTGCGGGAGACCTTGGAAAAACAACTGGCCCAGTTGCAGGCCACGAACGCCGTCAAACTCGACGAAATGCGGGCTACAGTGGATGAAAAGCTGCAAACCACCTTGCAGGCCCGGTTGGGAGAAAGCTTCAAACAGGTGGCTGACCGCCTGGAGCAAGTGCACAAAGGCTTGGGTGAAATGCAGACGCTGGCGCAAGGCGTGGGTGACTTAAAACACCTGCTGACCAACGTCAAAACACGCGGCATTTTTGGCGAGGCGCAATTGGCCTCTCTGCTGGAGCAGGTGTTCGTGGCGGACCAGTATGCTGCGCAGGTGGCGACTCGCCCTGGTAGCAAAAATGTGGTCGATTTTGCTGTCAAACTGCCGGGCAAGCTAGAGAGCGGCGAGCCTTTGTGGTTGCCGATTGACGCCAAGTTCCCAAATGAGGACTACGAGCGCTTGCTGGACGCACAGGAGCGGGCCGATGTCGTCGGTGCCGAGGCGGCGGGCAAAGCACTTGAGGCGCGGATTCGGTTCGAGGCCAAGTCCATTTCAGAGAAATACGTGGAGCCACCTTTCACAACCGATTTTGCGATTCTGTTTTTGCCTACTGAGGGGCTTTACGCTGAGGTGTTGCGTCGCCCCGGCCTGATGACGGCACTTCAACGAGACCAGCGCGTGACTCTGGCCGGGCCGACGACTTTGCTGGCCATGCTGAGTTCGTTGCAAATGGGCTTTCGTACGCTGGCGCTTGAAAAGCGTTCCAGCGAGGTTTGGCAAGTGCTGGGTGCGGTCAAAAATGAGTTTGGCAAGTTCGGGGATGTGCTGGCCAAGGTCAAGTCACAGACTGAAACTGTGCTCAAGACGCTGGACAACGCTGAAACCCGCAGTCGCGCGATGGGGCGGGCGCTGAAAAAAGTGGAGGCATTGCCCGACACTCAGTCACAGGCCTTGATCCCACATGACCGGGACTTCGATGGCGACCCGGAAGCGGGCTAG
- a CDS encoding bifunctional adenosylcobinamide kinase/adenosylcobinamide-phosphate guanylyltransferase, whose amino-acid sequence MVDVSLAVARSEFILGGQKSGKSRRAESLAQGWLAASGAHQAVMIATAQPWDAEMKERIARHQSDRAERVPGMRTVEEPQALSAALRQHSTPETLVVVDCLTLWLTNCLMPMTEVEELNMPPALACPSKAAILLEAIITAPGPVVVVGNEIGLGVIPMGRQVRAFVDALGRLNQDVAKTCERVTLMVAGLPLNLKGGA is encoded by the coding sequence ATGGTTGATGTCTCCTTGGCAGTTGCGCGCAGCGAATTCATTCTGGGGGGGCAAAAAAGCGGCAAGTCGCGGCGCGCCGAGAGCTTGGCCCAGGGCTGGCTGGCCGCCTCTGGCGCGCACCAAGCCGTGATGATTGCCACCGCCCAGCCTTGGGACGCTGAAATGAAAGAACGCATCGCCCGCCATCAGTCCGATCGCGCCGAGCGTGTGCCTGGCATGCGCACGGTAGAAGAGCCCCAAGCGCTGTCCGCCGCCTTGCGCCAGCACAGCACGCCAGAGACCTTGGTGGTGGTGGATTGCCTGACGCTTTGGCTCACCAACTGCTTGATGCCGATGACCGAAGTTGAAGAGTTAAATATGCCTCCAGCGCTTGCCTGTCCTTCTAAAGCAGCTATTCTTTTGGAAGCGATCATCACCGCACCCGGCCCTGTCGTGGTGGTGGGCAACGAAATTGGCCTGGGGGTGATCCCCATGGGCAGGCAAGTGCGTGCATTTGTGGATGCACTGGGACGACTGAACCAGGATGTGGCCAAAACTTGCGAGCGGGTGACCCTCATGGTCGCGGGCTTGCCGCTCAACTTGAAGGGTGGGGCATGA
- a CDS encoding DUF904 domain-containing protein produces MSNPTQIDQIADRVDRLLMLYEELQRTNALLGAKVQTLTHERDSLVSRLGAARARVDALLERLPDMSAAAPKRGDE; encoded by the coding sequence ATGTCGAACCCCACACAAATCGACCAAATTGCCGACCGCGTGGATCGCCTGCTGATGCTTTACGAAGAATTGCAGCGCACCAACGCCTTGCTTGGCGCCAAGGTCCAGACCCTCACCCACGAACGCGACTCTCTGGTGTCGCGCCTCGGCGCTGCCCGCGCCCGTGTTGATGCATTGCTGGAACGCTTGCCAGATATGTCCGCCGCCGCCCCAAAGAGAGGTGATGAATGA
- a CDS encoding ABC transporter substrate-binding protein — MKATLLKLALGFVAALTLAGAHALEVTDDRGVTVHLDKPPQRIVSLLPSLTETVCELGQCARLVGVDRYSNFPKSVQSLPQVGGGLDPSIEAIVALKPDVVLMATSSRAAQRLESLGLNVVALEPKSHADVRRVLDKVGQLLAVPDAARVWRVIEASMAAAAQSLPLAVRNTRVYFEVNRAPYAAGETSFIGETLTRLGAQNVVPAKLGSFPKLNPEFVVRANPDVIMVGDRNYAGMEGRPGWGGIRAVQRNNVCVFSVAQSDVLVRPGPRMADGARIMARCLQSILAKPEAAQ, encoded by the coding sequence ATGAAGGCGACGCTGCTCAAGCTGGCTCTGGGCTTTGTCGCCGCGCTGACCTTGGCGGGCGCTCATGCGCTTGAGGTCACAGACGACCGCGGCGTTACCGTCCACTTGGACAAGCCCCCGCAGCGCATCGTCAGTTTGCTGCCCTCGCTGACCGAAACCGTGTGTGAACTCGGCCAATGTGCGCGCTTGGTGGGAGTGGACCGCTATTCGAATTTTCCGAAGAGTGTGCAGTCGTTGCCGCAAGTGGGCGGTGGGTTGGACCCCAGCATTGAAGCCATCGTGGCGCTCAAACCGGATGTGGTGCTGATGGCGACCTCATCGCGTGCGGCCCAGCGGCTGGAGTCGCTCGGCCTCAATGTGGTCGCGCTGGAGCCCAAGAGCCACGCCGATGTTCGCCGGGTGCTGGACAAGGTTGGTCAGCTGCTGGCCGTGCCAGATGCCGCCCGTGTCTGGCGGGTGATTGAAGCCAGCATGGCGGCGGCTGCGCAGTCTTTGCCGCTGGCGGTGCGAAACACGCGCGTTTACTTTGAGGTTAATCGGGCGCCTTACGCCGCCGGCGAGACCTCCTTCATTGGTGAAACCCTGACCCGGCTGGGCGCCCAAAACGTGGTGCCCGCCAAGCTTGGGTCGTTTCCCAAGCTCAACCCTGAGTTTGTGGTGCGGGCCAATCCGGACGTGATCATGGTGGGTGACCGCAATTACGCGGGCATGGAAGGCCGCCCGGGGTGGGGTGGAATTCGTGCCGTGCAGCGCAACAACGTGTGCGTTTTTTCCGTGGCGCAATCAGACGTGTTGGTACGCCCCGGTCCGCGCATGGCGGACGGTGCCCGCATCATGGCCCGTTGCCTGCAAAGCATATTGGCCAAACCGGAGGCGGCTCAGTGA
- a CDS encoding cation-transporting P-type ATPase: MTTPADEPDAQTVWHTLSAAEALHAQSVDPRVGLSLEEAIHRLEKFGKNSLPESTRRGPWLRFLLQFHNPLIYVLLAAGLVTLALNDFIDAGVIGGVVLINAIIGFVQEGKAEKALDAVRAMLASRAIVLRDGERREIDATLLVPGDVVLLESGVRVPADLRLFRIKNLRVKEAALTGESLPVEKTLDSVGHKSPIGDRTCMAYSGTVVSFGQAHGVVVNTGPRSEIGRIGAMVGEVQSLVTPLTRRLDQFARQITAAILVGAIVSFLIGYYVHEMALLDIFLAVVGLTVAAIPEGLPAIVTIVLAIGTRTMARKNAIVRRLPAVETLGSVTVICSDKTGTLTKNEMTAVRVMLPNCTLAASGTGYAPEGGFQCDGVGVIAVREAALQQLAQCALLCNDAQLKNDATKGWQLVGDPTEGALLTLAHKAGLDPVEALTAAPRIDEIPFESEHRFMATLHHDHQGHVFALLKGAPERVLALCNQDGSNTALDRPNWERRMEESACDGQRVLALARCDMAAGTAALNMSDMTERFTLLGLVGLIDPPREEAIAAVAECQRAGMRVKMITGDHAVTAAAIGRQLGLRADKAVTGEMVQALSDQALQKVAQDTDVFARASPEHKLRLVAALQALGELVAMTGDGVNDAPALKAANIGIAMGKNGTDAAREAADLVLTDDNFATIAHAVREGRVVFDNIKKSLLFILPTSCGEAGVILLAIFAGIPLPVTAGQILWVNMITAVTLSLALAFEPAEPGVMDRPPRRPSEPLITRVLGSRIAYVSLLMVIVTFAIFEWELARGSSLEVARTAAVNMLVMGELVYLFNVRNFTTSAFSWRILTDNPVALWMCALLVGFQLLMTYAPPMQTLFQTAALDLSSWLVIFGLGLLKFLAVELEKGLWRHFNVRSM; the protein is encoded by the coding sequence ATGACCACTCCGGCCGACGAACCTGATGCCCAAACGGTTTGGCACACACTCTCTGCCGCCGAGGCCCTGCATGCCCAGTCCGTGGACCCTCGGGTTGGATTGAGCCTTGAAGAGGCGATTCACCGCTTGGAGAAGTTTGGAAAAAACAGCTTGCCCGAATCGACACGGCGAGGCCCATGGTTGCGGTTTCTGCTTCAGTTTCACAACCCCTTGATCTACGTTCTGCTGGCAGCCGGGTTGGTGACGCTGGCCCTGAACGACTTTATTGATGCGGGCGTCATTGGAGGCGTGGTCCTGATCAACGCCATCATTGGCTTCGTGCAAGAGGGCAAGGCTGAAAAAGCCCTGGACGCCGTGCGCGCCATGTTGGCGAGTCGCGCCATCGTCCTGCGCGACGGTGAACGCCGGGAAATTGACGCCACCCTTCTGGTTCCCGGCGATGTGGTGCTGCTGGAGTCCGGCGTTCGTGTGCCCGCCGACCTGCGACTGTTTCGGATCAAGAACCTCAGAGTCAAGGAAGCCGCTCTAACCGGGGAGTCACTGCCGGTCGAAAAAACCCTGGATAGCGTGGGTCATAAATCACCTATTGGCGACCGCACCTGTATGGCGTACTCCGGCACGGTAGTCAGCTTTGGCCAGGCTCACGGCGTGGTGGTGAACACCGGACCCAGGAGTGAAATTGGACGCATTGGCGCGATGGTGGGCGAGGTGCAGTCACTCGTCACGCCGTTGACGCGGCGGCTTGACCAGTTTGCCAGGCAGATCACGGCGGCCATTTTGGTGGGCGCGATAGTCTCTTTTCTCATCGGCTACTACGTGCACGAGATGGCCTTGCTGGATATCTTTCTGGCCGTTGTGGGGCTGACCGTGGCGGCCATCCCGGAAGGGTTGCCGGCCATTGTGACCATCGTTCTGGCCATTGGCACGCGCACCATGGCCCGCAAAAATGCCATTGTTCGTCGTTTGCCTGCGGTAGAGACATTGGGCTCGGTCACCGTCATTTGCTCGGATAAAACCGGCACCCTCACCAAGAACGAGATGACTGCCGTGCGGGTCATGTTGCCGAACTGCACGTTGGCGGCCAGTGGCACCGGCTATGCCCCCGAGGGCGGATTCCAATGCGACGGCGTGGGCGTCATAGCTGTCCGGGAAGCTGCCCTGCAACAACTGGCCCAGTGTGCCCTGCTTTGCAACGACGCCCAACTGAAGAATGACGCCACCAAAGGTTGGCAGCTCGTCGGGGACCCAACCGAAGGAGCGCTGCTGACGTTGGCCCACAAGGCCGGGTTGGACCCTGTTGAAGCGCTCACCGCCGCGCCCCGAATCGATGAAATTCCGTTCGAGTCGGAGCATCGCTTCATGGCGACACTGCACCATGACCACCAAGGCCACGTCTTTGCCTTGCTCAAAGGCGCCCCGGAACGGGTGTTGGCTCTTTGCAACCAGGACGGCAGCAACACCGCGCTGGACCGGCCCAATTGGGAACGCCGCATGGAGGAGTCAGCCTGCGACGGACAGCGTGTGCTGGCACTGGCCCGGTGCGACATGGCCGCTGGCACGGCCGCCTTGAACATGAGCGACATGACCGAGCGCTTTACCTTGCTCGGCTTGGTGGGGCTGATCGACCCACCCCGCGAGGAAGCCATCGCGGCCGTGGCCGAATGCCAACGCGCAGGCATGCGGGTGAAGATGATCACAGGCGACCATGCAGTGACTGCCGCAGCCATTGGGCGCCAGTTGGGACTGAGGGCGGACAAGGCCGTCACTGGCGAAATGGTGCAAGCCCTCTCTGATCAGGCTCTACAAAAGGTCGCTCAAGACACGGATGTCTTTGCCCGCGCCAGCCCTGAGCACAAGCTGCGGCTGGTCGCCGCCCTGCAAGCCCTGGGCGAACTGGTCGCCATGACGGGAGACGGCGTGAACGACGCCCCGGCGCTCAAAGCCGCCAACATCGGCATTGCAATGGGGAAAAACGGCACTGACGCCGCCCGTGAAGCGGCAGACCTGGTGCTCACGGACGACAACTTTGCCACCATTGCGCACGCGGTCCGCGAGGGGCGCGTGGTCTTTGACAACATCAAGAAATCACTGCTGTTCATTCTGCCCACCAGCTGCGGCGAAGCGGGCGTCATTCTTCTTGCCATCTTTGCCGGCATTCCCTTGCCGGTGACGGCAGGCCAAATTCTCTGGGTCAACATGATCACCGCCGTGACCCTCTCTCTTGCGCTGGCCTTTGAGCCCGCAGAACCGGGTGTCATGGACCGCCCGCCCCGCCGGCCAAGTGAACCGCTTATTACTCGCGTGCTGGGCTCCCGCATTGCTTATGTGAGCTTGCTAATGGTGATCGTCACCTTTGCCATCTTTGAGTGGGAGTTGGCGCGTGGCAGCAGCCTGGAGGTCGCACGCACTGCAGCCGTCAATATGCTCGTCATGGGTGAACTGGTGTACCTTTTCAACGTTCGCAATTTCACGACGTCAGCCTTCTCCTGGAGAATCCTGACGGACAATCCGGTTGCACTCTGGATGTGCGCCCTGCTGGTAGGCTTCCAGCTGTTGATGACCTACGCCCCACCCATGCAAACCCTTTTCCAAACCGCAGCCTTGGATCTCAGTTCCTGGCTGGTCATTTTTGGCCTGGGCCTTCTCAAGTTTTTGGCGGTGGAGCTTGAAAAAGGACTTTGGCGGCACTTCAATGTGCGGAGCATGTGA
- a CDS encoding sulfite exporter TauE/SafE family protein, which produces MIFEPTLVFSLALLGLGTGFLAGLLGIGGGMLMVPFITLILSNRGVSPDLSVKMAIATSMATILFTSLSSVRAHHKRGAVRWPLVKSLAPGIVLGGIVASLGVFSLLKGAWLALFFAAFVSFSATQMFLDKKPAPTRQLPGTPGLVGTGGVIGFLSGLVGAGGGFVSVPFMTWCNVPIHNAVATSAALGFPIALANVVGYALSGQTVSNLPPYSFGYIWLPALGVIATCSVFTAPLGAKAAHVLPVKQLKRVFATILFGLAGYMLFKGLTSH; this is translated from the coding sequence ATGATTTTTGAACCGACCCTGGTTTTTTCGCTCGCGCTGCTTGGCTTGGGTACCGGATTTTTGGCGGGCCTGTTGGGCATTGGGGGCGGCATGCTGATGGTGCCGTTCATCACCCTCATTCTGTCCAACCGGGGTGTCAGCCCGGACCTCTCCGTCAAAATGGCCATTGCGACCTCCATGGCCACTATTCTGTTCACATCGCTCTCCAGCGTGCGGGCCCACCACAAGCGGGGCGCTGTGCGATGGCCCCTGGTCAAAAGCCTGGCACCCGGCATCGTTTTGGGTGGCATCGTCGCCAGCTTGGGAGTGTTCAGCCTGCTGAAAGGTGCTTGGCTGGCCTTGTTTTTTGCCGCATTTGTCAGTTTCTCCGCCACACAGATGTTTCTGGACAAAAAGCCGGCACCGACCCGCCAACTCCCGGGGACACCTGGGCTGGTCGGCACAGGTGGTGTCATCGGTTTTCTGTCTGGCTTGGTGGGTGCCGGTGGCGGCTTTGTCAGCGTGCCCTTCATGACCTGGTGCAACGTGCCCATTCACAACGCGGTCGCCACGTCAGCGGCGCTGGGCTTTCCAATTGCCTTGGCCAATGTGGTGGGCTACGCCCTGAGTGGTCAAACTGTGTCAAACCTGCCGCCCTACTCATTCGGCTACATCTGGCTGCCCGCCCTGGGTGTCATTGCCACTTGCAGCGTGTTCACCGCCCCGTTGGGTGCCAAAGCGGCACACGTCCTGCCGGTGAAACAACTCAAACGCGTGTTTGCGACCATTCTGTTTGGACTAGCCGGGTACATGCTATTCAAGGGTTTGACCAGCCACTAA